A DNA window from Pseudomonadota bacterium contains the following coding sequences:
- a CDS encoding nucleotidyltransferase domain-containing protein, with protein MRSLTSSVLRWPDRRSVEESLHGWLAREEGRHPELVRLGYFGSYARGDWGVGSDLDLIALVREADEPFERRALSWDLNPLPVPTELLVYTEPEWRRLLDTNSRFAETVRQQAVWVYP; from the coding sequence GCCTGACCGGCGATCCGTCGAGGAGTCGCTGCACGGCTGGCTCGCGCGCGAAGAGGGCCGCCACCCCGAGCTCGTGCGTCTCGGGTATTTCGGGTCTTACGCCCGTGGCGATTGGGGCGTGGGCAGTGACCTCGACCTCATCGCCCTGGTGCGCGAGGCGGACGAGCCGTTCGAGCGCCGCGCCCTGTCCTGGGACTTGAACCCGCTGCCCGTCCCGACCGAGTTACTCGTTTACACCGAGCCGGAGTGGCGCCGGCTCCTCGATACGAACTCGCGCTTCGCCGAGACCGTCAGGCAGCAAGCGGTGTGGGTCTATCCTTAG